The genomic window tgattatatattattatctttttattattatttctcaagTAGTGTTTATATCTGTCCACACGGTTCATCCATTGACTGTGCACACCATGTGGAATGTATTTGTTTAAGAAAATCTGTGGAAGGGTTCATGACTTTTACAGTGCACTAGGCATTGAGGAATGGACTGTTGTGGTTCGTATTTTTCCTTCAAGTATTTGGGGGGCAGCTGAAAGTTGTCTCATACCAATCTGTAATAAGCTGAGAGAGAAAAGGAGGGGGGAgtatatttcttttatgttttggCGCTTGTTTTttactttgagggatatgaatATGTTGAATAAGCTGGTATTCTTCTTTGCCTCTTTTCTGTCTTTGCTTAAGATTTTGAACCAATATATTGGACTTTCCAGGGCAGAGCTTTTTGGAACTCCACTGGTTACTTATTTGGTGGCGGACCAATCAAGTGGAGCTGATATTGAAGCCGCTGTTTCTAAAGTATTGTCACCTTTCAAAAAAACTTCTTCAGCTAAGGCTCATGTTGGTAAGGAAAATGGCATTCTCTTGGATGGGCTTGATGAAGAATGCAGCTGTTCTGATGCTCAGTCAGTTGAGAATGCAGAACTTGAGGGTACTTCGTGCACAGACTTGTCAATTCCACTCCGTCTGACCGATGATAGGGTTATGAACTTCAATGCTTTTAAGAAGGATACCCTCTTTGAATCAGGGAAGATCATAGGAAAGCTCTTAAGGGTTGTACTAGATTGGACTGACAAAGAACAAGAGTTATATGATTCCAGCTACTTGAAGGACATTCCCGAGGTTTATAAAGCAGGGCTTGCAGCAAAAAAGACCCGGCAAGAAGCCATTTCTCTATCTTCATGTTTAGATGCTTTCTTGATTGAAGAACCCCTAGGGCCTGATGACATGTGGTAAGTGCTTAAAGCTTGTTCAAATGGATTTCAGATGATAATGTTGCAGTCTCACATTACTGTAACCAGTACCGACCTTAATATGTTATGTCTTAAATTATTAATGCAGGTATTGTCCTCGTTGCAAGGAACACAGGCAAGCTATAAAGAAGTTGGACTTGTGGATGCTACCTGAGATTATTGTTTTTCATTTGAAACGCTTCACTTATGGCAGATACCTAAAGAACAAGATTGACACATTTGTGAATTTCCCAATTCACGATCTTGATTTGAGCAAATATGTCATGAGCAAAGATGGTCAATCTTATTTATATGAGCTATATGCCATCAGCAACCATTATGGTGGTCTAGGTGGTGGCCACTACACTGCCTATGCTAAGGTAAACTGATAATCTAGCTGATTAGTGTTTTATTTGAATTTACGACATTTGTATATCCAATGATTATATTTGAGGCTTTGGTGTTTCCACTTCTCCAGTTGATTGACGAGAATAGATGGTATCATTTCGATGATAGTCACGTCTCTGCAGTCAACGAATCCGACATCAAGACATCAGCTGCTTATCTCTTGTTCTATAAGAGAGTTAGATCTGAATCCAAAGTGGAGGCAGGAGAGGCATCACATAGTCATTCCATCTCTTAAAGATCCCGATGAGTGCAATCTCCAATACTATTGCCTTATCGAGCTGCCTCCAATCAAGGATTGGCAGCCGGCCTCACCTGCAACAACCACTGTTATACTACAATGATTTTTACTTGTCTGAGCAGAAGCTGAGCGAACCCTCAATGTTATAAAAGATACGATAGGTGAGCCTAACTCGGAAACAACTCACAACGAAGCAGCGGCGCAATTCAAAGGTAGGGGCAACTATTATTATTAgttctattaaatttttttaattaattttttttgaaggaaattttGGGCAGAGAGTACTAGGTCTGCTTGCTTATGTAGTTCTTAATTTGTACTATGAGCGAGTAATAGTAGCCAATACCCGTCTATTAAGTATTTATTTAATCTTTGAAGCCTTTAACGAAgccatttaattattattaatttttagggATGCCTATAAATCTTGAAAGATTGCCCTTTACAGTGTTGCTCTTAGTGACCCTCTTTTTCTTGTCAGTCTTGAGAATTTTGGACttgtaaaagaagaaaataaaaagtagaGTTATCTAGAATCTTATTCTTAATGAAACCACTCTCTACCAACTGATGATAAATtcattattacttttattttaatcactttaatattattattctgATGTATGGAATCAAATTCTAAATACGTAAATAAGAAAACCCTGAATGACAGTACATCCTGTAAAACTATAACCAAAAGGAAGAATGAAACCATAATCTATACTAGTAATCAAAAACAGCCTGCAGTCCCTCTCTCTCAATCACCAAACCTAACATCCCTGCAAAAGACCAAAAGAAAAGTGCAGAAAAGATGCTACTTGAGTGCCAACTAAAACGGATCAAAAGCCAACCAAAATCATGTTGTCAAATACCCACCCACCCACCCACCATCACCCAATTTTGATTTTTCGGGCCGACATTGAAGACAAAGTTTGATGATATTCCCTATAAACCACTGTTGGCGtacaatcaaagaaaaagaattttACCTTTCTCTAACAACCAAGTTGATGCCGTTCATTCCCCCTTTTCCCCTTAATATCTGATAAAAAGACCTTTCGAAAGCTTTGAATTACTACACCAACGTTTTAATCAACAACAGTGACGCCATCATCAACGCATGTCCCACGAACTTACGTCTTCCCTGTTATCAATCAAACcacaaattcaagaaaaaaaccCAGTAAATCTCATCATGCCACTGTTTGTCATTGTCAATAGGCAAAAAGAATCCAATGAATCTCGTAAATCTTAATTAtataaaacagaaagaaaaaaaaacccacaaTTAAAAGCGGGGATTTTTGAAAAAGCTCTTACCGTCGCTGAAGAAATAGACAAATAACCAGTTGATGAACTCGTCGGAGAAAACGGCATCGTCACCTCATTCCCGATACTTCCACTGGCGGTATTGTTATTAGTAACACCAAGAGCATAGGCCGGTGTTCCATCAGGCTTAAATAACCCATAATTCCTCTCTGAAGTTGGACCTGGTTTCATATTCTCATTAAACAAagcaaaaacatatatattaagaTCCGAATCCGGTCTCAATGGAGTCCCTGCGTTTTGAGACATCAATTTAATCAAATTCCCATTGTATTTCTTTGCATTATCGGGTGTAGCCCCAGCTTCGTCTTCATCTCCCTTTGTTGGCCACCCTGTTTCTGATATATGAACTGGGAGTTTCTCGTAACCCAACGAAGCTAAAGCTGAGTAAACGGAATCGATTTGAGCGTATAACATGTTGTCGTAGTGTAAATTCGTTGTTGGATCTATTACCCCTTGGTTTGGTTGAAACAGAACAAAATCCAACGAAACTTGCTTCGGGTTTCCTTTATAAGCAAAGAACGGATACGCATTGATCAAAAAAGGTGACCCTGTTTTTTGATGAAAGCTCAATGTTTGGCTCAAAATATCGACTAAATCCTCACGGAAAGCTCCGGCTGACGGCGGAAAAGAGGTTTGTAGTATGCCTAAAGAATGCGCTGTGGTTACTGTCACCTGTTTGTCGAGCCCGAGGTTTACAAGTGCCGTATGAACGCTTTGCATGGCCGGGACGAGGTTATCGGAAAGATTAGTGTCGTTGAAAGTGAGAACCTCGTTTCCGACAAAGATACAGGTGATTTTCGTGTCCGGTAAATGGGCTTGCACGTTTTGTTTAACCCAATCTTGAGCATTGTTCGGGTCTCTCATCTTCTCCAAGTCCCCGTTGCCTAATCCGATCATGAATTCAACGCCGGAGTTGGCGAATGCGCCGAGCACTCTCGGATCTGCATCGTAAAGTTTAACTTTGGTGACCCCAATAGATTTCACGAGCGGCACTACGTTTTCAGGGGAAGGAAGATTGTCTGCTATTTGCCCGTAATTGATCCCAATCGAATTAACCATAATTGGAAGCAAATAAACTGCAAATTCGAAAACCCAAAACGAGaaaaaaaatcagcaagatccaagtagataataaaaaaaaccaaccAAAGAAAGTAAACCCACTACCTGAAATCGAAAGAATAATCGAAGCATAGCTAAAAATTCTCATCAACTCCATGAAAACAGAGCAGAAACTAGTAAAGAGTGACGAGTGTGTAAGTAAAAGCTGTGAATTAGTCACCAAAAGCGTTTGAAGATTACAAGAcaacgaaataataataataaagagttTTTTTGAAGTGTTCTTTGCTTATAAGCTATGAAATTAGAACGACAACTATAATGGAGCTGGtgggaaaaaaaaaagttgataagGGCAATGATTGAATGAGAATTCTCGCACTGTTTTCTCAACAAGTGTTTTATGTCCACACGCAGTTGTTGaaaccaaacaaaaataaaaacaaagaacagAGCGGAAAAGGGGTATAAGATCTTTTCTGTTAAGCTATAGTTGGGTATATGATGGATGCtaacaaataaatttaatggAGGTAGAGGCGGTGAATTATATTGTTCCACTATTttggtttagattttttttttcacgaaccGAGATATATGTAAAGTCAGATATTTCTTTTCTCAAAAGATTTGATTGATTATTTATGAATGAACGATCAttgttttattgaatttttgtTTCGTAtgatatcttcttcttttttttttgtagctTCAACATCACTTCTCCCTCAATTTCCACATGGGTCGGCCTTCTactttaaggtttagggtttatcaAGAAACTTATTTTTCaagtataaattatggttttaaGTAGCTGGttgaaaatcattttttaagtattaatagctttataaaaacaaaaacaaaaagattgaattatattaatttaaaaaaaattaaattcgtaATGACTAGTTTTTAATTTAggctctttataatttataaaattttaaactagtaatGATAAAGTTACATTTTAacctccaaaaatgataaaaatttgatttaaccctttaaagattataaagatataggctattaaaatagtgaaattatatttttactatcataaaaatatacaatttaattactgcccctcaaaaaaattataataacatgtattaacttaataaattttcttagcaaaaaaaaaagtttataaatttaataactaCAATCCGAATCaggattaaaattcaaaaaaatataaaaactcaaaaaccaaAGTAAAATATAAGGTTTAAAGCCACAATTTTCGTGTAGAATaaggactaataacaaaattttgaGCTATAAGAGATATATATCTTTGCATAATATGTTACAAGTTGTTTTCAAGCTACTAAGTTATAAGTTTGAatcattatttataaaatattaaaaattataactaCATAAATGAATTCTAATTTAAATTTCGCTTgtataattataccaaattaaaatttaatataatgaattaaaatttatttataaatttgatgtttatctgtataaataataatttggTAAAATACAAATCATTTTATGTAGGATCCAATCCAAATAAATACGATTAAAGGGCAATAAAAGTCTAATGGCACCACAAACAAACAAACTTTATTTGCTCTCAgacataataatttataaaaacataCATATTCGGTGAAAATGGCTTCACCATTTTAGTCTTTGTGAAACTTTCACTAACACCCTGTTAGCTACTTAATATTATTCCTCTCTTTATACAAAAATCTCCCAACTTTTCACCCTCAACCATACCATTGAGTGCTTTATATCAGTCAATGCTAATGGCAGCCCCAAAACTTGACACAGCTACTGGTTTGCATTTGCTTGCTTTAAGAACAATTCCATATCGAAACATTTTATTTAGACTCCGAAGGGCAGTTCATGGGGTGGCAACATTTTCCTTGGCAAGTGGAGCAATCTCCTCGCCTTCGTTACCGGGTTCACTGCCAGCAACCTCCAGGCTCAACAACAACTTCTCCCACAGCTTTGATGGTCCCTGCATTGATCAACAAATTTCCCATTGTGTTCATTCTTCCTAAAGCTACAAATTAAGGTCACTGTCAGGTTCTTACGTGTACAGCAAGGAACTAACTAACCTTCCATGAAAGGTCTTGTGCCATACAGTTTTGGATCATTTCGTTCATGGTTGGAGTGCCATATGTTGCAAGAGCTTTCTTGACAGTCTTTGCCACCTTATCTAAATCACTTGGATCCACTGCATCACACTGCAACACAATATCCCATAGAGATTAATGGCCCTTCTCATAAGCCTTGCCagtaatcttttttaaaaaaaaaaaatacttacttcAACATTGAAAACTCCCATTTGAAACCCTGTGAATCCTTCCTTGACGGTGTCGACGAGTCCACCGGTTGAGGCAACTATTGGCACCTGTACCACAGAGCAAATAGTGTTTATGAGGTTTATAGATTCACTGCTTATGCAAATCCTTGAAACCGAATCAATTGGTCAAAAGCATTTACGGTTCCATATCGCATAGCATGCAACTGGATCAGACCGCACGGTTCGAATCGACTGGGGATCAAAATGAAATCAGAACCAGCAATTATCTTATGAGCCAATGGGACATTGAAATTGGCTATTCCTCTAGCTTTGTCAGGGTATTGTGTCTCTAAATTCTCAATCTGTTCCTCCATGGCCATTTTGCCCGTTCCCTGAAAGAAAAGATGTCACTGTTGATACCGCACTCATCGA from Gossypium hirsutum isolate 1008001.06 chromosome D12, Gossypium_hirsutum_v2.1, whole genome shotgun sequence includes these protein-coding regions:
- the LOC107947217 gene encoding glucan endo-1,3-beta-glucosidase 11, with the protein product MELMRIFSYASIILSISVYLLPIMVNSIGINYGQIADNLPSPENVVPLVKSIGVTKVKLYDADPRVLGAFANSGVEFMIGLGNGDLEKMRDPNNAQDWVKQNVQAHLPDTKITCIFVGNEVLTFNDTNLSDNLVPAMQSVHTALVNLGLDKQVTVTTAHSLGILQTSFPPSAGAFREDLVDILSQTLSFHQKTGSPFLINAYPFFAYKGNPKQVSLDFVLFQPNQGVIDPTTNLHYDNMLYAQIDSVYSALASLGYEKLPVHISETGWPTKGDEDEAGATPDNAKKYNGNLIKLMSQNAGTPLRPDSDLNIYVFALFNENMKPGPTSERNYGLFKPDGTPAYALGVTNNNTASGSIGNEVTMPFSPTSSSTGYLSISSATGRRKFVGHALMMASLLLIKTLV